One genomic segment of Odocoileus virginianus isolate 20LAN1187 ecotype Illinois chromosome 33, Ovbor_1.2, whole genome shotgun sequence includes these proteins:
- the USP42 gene encoding ubiquitin carboxyl-terminal hydrolase 42, translating into MTIVDKASESSDPSTYQNQPGSSEAVSPGDMDAGSASWGAVSSLNDVSNHTLSLGPVPGAVVYSSSSVPEKSKPSPQKDQALGDGIAPPQKVLFPSEKICLKWQQTHRVGAGLQNLGNTCFANAALQCLTYTPPLANYMLSHEHSKTCHAEGFCMMCTMQAHITQALSNPGDVIKPMFVINEMRRIARHFRFGNQEDAHEFLQYTVDAMQKACLNGSNKLDRHTQATTLVCQIFGGYLRSRVKCLNCKGVSDTFDPYLDITLEIKAAQSVNKALEQFVKPEQLDGENAYKCSKCKKMVPASKRFTIHRSSNVLTLSLKRFANFTGGKIAKDVKYPEYLDIRPYMSQPNGEPIIYVLYAVLVHTGFNCHAGHYFCYIKASNGLWYQMNDSIVSTSDIRSVLSQQAYVLFYIRSHDVKNGGELPHSAHSPGQSSPRPVISQRVVGSKQAASGFIGPQLPSHMMKNPPHLNGTGPLKETPSSPLSGPSGNSSVSRTGPVNASPSVQNWSVNRPSVIPEHPKKQKITISIHNKLPVRQGQSQSNLHSNSLEHPNKPAPSSTITTSSAIQSTSSAPTPPASSKVPKQMAPREACSRPVMNGRSRLSAGVLVPYGAESSEESDEEAKGLGQENGLGLTESACSPAPDAEDGEASPHELREPVALNGATGPDSDLTENGLPSDGAPCPGQPALHSEHPFPKANGLPGKLMPAPLPPLPEDKILETFKLGSKAKGLAEETRTPGSEERPLEHPEAELEASHSSPEDARENLESVSSLSSKFKKILPPSDPSIKPTKEGVSEHVLAEPEEAVPSISTFCNPDKDALGDDQLPAPCEPGSLTDDQSKPSPDVGGTLAERPQEPVATEATGRLSPGPSVPSEGDCEPKPLGRDRGSDAEGPARSTGVSTDEVPSPQLDTITEDRPEGPPECSSGERGEDSKAGQKAPEPCPVQEKVSSLRKVDRGHYRSRRDRSSSGERARESRSRTEVQHRRKRPHREHERPRPERPRPEPCAPAPQPPCLSSLARSGHHHSRSRGAPDQEWGRYHHAEGEHAWAREKYYPERLRWERCRYHHDRSPLYPSREPRDWRPFHAEREYERAGPYGGRPYKDHYRGRKGYELAAKERDRHRFSSPRVGMAHAPPPHPAAKYAHDRLGFGAEDSSCDLAGRFHEHDVKSRKRRYDSLENDSHVEKKAWRSLQKDPLEEPKVKKHKKSKKKKKSKDKHRDRDSRHQQDSDLSVVHSDADLHRHKKKKKKKKRHSRKSEDFGRDSEPRLPKAASCETVDHFRRAEGTFPLADGLPLEGAAPFCEKTKHFRMESREVRCRLSECGQGD; encoded by the exons ATGACCATAGTTGACAAAGCTTCTGAATCTTCAGATCCATCAACCTATCAGAACCAGCCTGGCAGTTCTGAGGCCGTCTCGCCTGGAGACATGGATGCAGGTTCTGCCAGCTGGGGTGCTGTGTCTTCGTTAAATGATGTTTCAAATCACACGCTTTCTTTAGGACCAGTACCTGGTGCTGTAGTTTATTCAAGTTCATCTGTACCTGAAAAATCAAAACCATCACCACAAAAGGATCAag CCCTAGGTGATGGCATTGCTCCTCCACAAAAAGTTCTCTTCCCATCTGAGAAGATCTGTCTTAAATGGCAACAGACTCATAGAGTAGGAGCCGGGCTCCAGAATTTGGGCAATACCTGTTTTGCAAACGCAGCACTGCAGTGTTTAACTTACACGCCACCTCTCGCCAACTACATGCTATCACATGAGCACTCCAAGACAT GTCATGCAGaaggattttgcatgatgtgtaCAATGCAAGCACATATCACCCAGGCACTCAGTAATCCTGGGGATGTTATTAAACCGATGTTTGTCATTAATGAGATGCGGC GTATAGCCAGGCACTTCCGCTTTGGAAACCAAGAAGACGCCCACGAATTCCTTCAGTACACTGTTGATGCTATGCAAAAAGCATGCTTGAACGGCAGCAATAA attggaCAGACACACCCAGGCCACCACACTCGTCTGTCAGATATTTGGAGGCTACCTAAGATCTAGAG tcaaaTGTTTAAATTGCAAAGGTGTTTCAGATACTTTTGATCCATATCTCGATATAACTTTGGAGATAAAG GCCGCTCAGAGCGTCAACAAGGCACTGGAGCAGTTCGTGAAGCCGGAGCAGCTCGATGGGGAAAACGCGTACAAGTGCAGCAA gTGTAAAAAGATGGTTCCAGCTTCAAAGAGATTCACTATACATAGATCTTCTAATGTTCTTACACTTTCTCTGAAACGTTTTGCAAATTTTACTGGTGGAAAAATTGCTAAG GATGTGAAATACCCTGAGTATCTTGATATTCGACCGTACATGTCTCAACCAAACGGAGAGCCGATCATTTATGTTTTGTATGCAGTCCTGGTACACACTGGTTTTAACTGCCATGCTGGCCATTACTTCTGCTACATAAAA GCTAGCAACGGCCTCTGGTACCAAATGAACGACTCCATCGTGTCTACCAGTGATATCAGATCGGTACTCAGCCAGCAAGCTTACGTCCTCTTTTATATCAG GTCCCACGATGTGAAAAACGGAGGTGAACTTCCTCATTCCGCCCACAGCCCCGGCCAGTCCTCACCCCGACCGGTCATCAGTCAGCGGGTTGTCGGCAGCAAACAGGCAGCCTCGGGATTCATTGGCCCACAGCTCCCCTCTCACATGATGAAG AACCCCCCTCACCTGAACGGGACGGGACCACTGAAGGAAACGCCGAGCAGCCCCCTGTCAGGTCCCAGCGGGAATTCCAGTGTCAGCAGGACTGGTCCTGTGAACGCCTCCCCGTCTGTTCAGAACTGGTCAGTTAACAGGCCCTCAGTTATTCCAGAACaccccaagaaacagaaaatcacgATCAGTATTCACAACAAGTTACCTGTGCGCCAAGGTCAGTCTCAGTCTAACCTTCACAGCAATTCTTTGGAGCACCCCAACAAGCCCGCCCCCTCTTCTACCATTACCACTTCTTCTGCAATACAGTCTACCTCGAGTGCCCCCACGCCGCCCGCCTCTAGTAAGGTCCCAAAGCAGATGGCCCCGAGGGAGGCCTGCTCCAGGCCCGTGATGAACGGCAGGTCCAGGCTGAGCGCTGGCGTGCTGGTCCCCTACGGCGCCGAGTCCTCCGAGGAGTCTGATGAGGAGGCCAAGGGCCTCGGCCAGGAGAACGGCCTCGGGCTGACCGAGAGCGCGTGCTCCCCTGCTCCAGACGCCGAAGACGGCGAGGCCTCCCCGCACGAGCTCCGAGAGCCCGTGGCTCTAAATGGTGCTACTGGTCCGGACAGCGACCTGACGGAAAATGGCCTGCCCTCGGACGGGGCCCCTTGCCCAGGCCAGCCCGCGCTGCACTCAGAACACCCCTTTCCCAAGGCAAACGGCCTCCCTGGGAAG TTGATGCCTGCTCCTTTGCCACCTCTTCCAGAAGACAAAATCTTAGAGACCTTCAAACTCGGCAGCAAAGCCAAAGGCCTGGCAGAGGAGACGAG GACACCTGGCTCAGAGGAGAGACCTCTGGAGCATCCGGAGGCAGAGCTGGAGGCCAGCCACTCCTCTCCCGAAGACGCCCGGGAAAACCTGGAGTCTGTCTCGAGTCTCAGCAGCAAATTCAAGAAGATTTTGCCACCCTCGGACCCCAGCATCAAACCTACCAAAGAAGGAGTCTCTGAACATGTTTTGGCAGAACCCGAGGAGGCCGTGCCGAGTATCAGCACCTTTTGTAACCCCGACAAGGATGCCCTCGGGGACGATCAGCTTCCAGCACCCTGTGAGCCTGGGAGCTTAACAGACGATCAGAGCAAACCATCCCCGGACGTGGGAGGGACGTTAGCAGAGCGGCCCCAGGAGCCGGTGGCCACGGAAGCCACAGGGAGGCTGAGCCCGGGTCCCTCTGTGCCTTCTGAGGGCGACTGTGAGCCCAAGCCCTTGGGTCGGGACAGAGGCTCGGATGCAGAGGGCCCCGCCAGGAGCACGGGGGTGTCCACAGACGAGGTGCCCTCTCCGCAGCTAGACACGATCACAGAAGACCGTCCCGAGGGGCCCCCCGAGTGCAGCAGCGGTGAGAGAGGGGAAGACAGTAAGGCTGGGCAGAAGGCCCCGGAGCCGTGTCCGGTCCAGGAGAAGGTCAGCAGCCTCAGAAAGGTCGACCGAGGACATTACCGCAGCCGAAGAGACCGCTCGTCCAGCGGCGAGCGCGCACGGGAGAGCCGGAGCAGGACTGAGGTGCAACATCGGCGGAAGCGGCCCCACAGGGAGCACGAGCGGCCGCGGCCCGAGCGGCCCCGGCCGGAGCCCTGCGCCCCGGCCCCGCAGCCCCCCTGCCTCAGCTCCCTGGCCAGGTCAGGCCATCACCACTCCCGGAGCAGGGGCGCCCCCGACCAGGAGTGGGGCCGCTACCACCACGCTGAAGGCGAGCATGCCTGGGCCCGGGAGAAGTACTACCCGGAGAGGCTGCGCTGGGAGCGCTGCCGGTACCACCACGACAGGTCCCCCCTGTACCCCAGCCGGGAGCCCCGGGACTGGCGGCCCTTTCACGCTGAGCGAGAGTACGAGCGGGCCGGGCCCTACGGCGGCCGGCCCTACAAGGACCACTACAGAGGCCGCAAGGGCTATGAGCTGGCGGCCAAAGAGAGGGACCGGCACCGCTTCAGCAGCCCCCGGGTAGGCATGGCCCATGCGCCCCCTCCACACCCCGCCGCCAAGTACGCCCACGACAGGCTTGGCTTCGGGGCTGAAGACAGCAGCTGCGACCTGGCCGGGCGGTTTCATGAACATGACGTTAAGTCACGGAAACGGAGATATGATAGCCTAGAGAATGACAGTCATGTAGAAAAGAAAGCCTGGAGAAGTTTACAGAAGGACCCTTTAGAGGAGCCCAAAGTAAAGAAGcacaaaaaatcaaagaagaagaagaaatccaAAGACAAACACCGGGACCGAGACTCCAG GCATCAGCAGGATTCAGACCTTTCCGTAGTGCACTCTGACGCTGACCTCCACAGacacaagaagaagaagaagaaaaagaagagacactcGAGGAAATCAGAGGACTTTGGGCGAGATTCAGAACCGCGCTTGCCCAAGGCAGCCAGCTGTGAGACTGTGGACCATTTCCGGAGAGCCGAGGGCACCTTCCCCCTTGCAGACGGCCTGCCGCTGGAGGGCGCGGCACCTTTCTGTGAGAAAACCAAACACTTCAGGATGGAGAGCCGGGAGGTCAGGTGTCGTCTGTCCGAGTGCGGCCAGG